A genomic stretch from Oryzias latipes chromosome 24, ASM223467v1 includes:
- the LOC110014112 gene encoding trace amine-associated receptor 1-like — protein MTSSDRKDNFIGLYVLSYIHPCYNLQNSTYVFTSNPSFVCVLLYILLGSLSIVTSCGNLLVITSVIYFKQLHTPTNYLILSLAVADLLVGVLVFPFSMAVTVSSCVYHEDLFCKIRDSFDITLCTASILNLCCISIDRYYAVCQPLTYRTRITAQVTAIMILVSWGISVFIGITITVAGFSQGSCEENCSSEVVVANSLGPVFSFYLPAIIMLCIYFKILLVAQKQVNSIQNTSSSKSEVSKMERKATKTLAIVMGVFLLCLTPCFICVVFQPLFVTPPQIPVIETLNWLALLNSMLNPLIYAFFYSWFRSAFRIIMSGKIFQSYSTSAQLF, from the coding sequence ATGACCAGCTCAGACAGGAAGGACAATTTTATTGGTTTATATGTTCTCAGCTATATACATCCCTGCTATAATTTACAAAATAGCACGTATGTATTTACAAGTAACCCCTCTTTTGTCTGTGTCTTGTTGTATATTCTCCTTGGCTCGCTCTCTATTGTCACATCATGTGGAAACCTTCTTGTGATCACATCtgtcatttatttcaaacaGCTCCACACTCCCACTAACTACCTCATCCTTTCTCTAGCCGTTGCTGATCTGCTGGTTGGAGTTCTAGTCTTTCCTTTCAGTATGGCCGTCACTGTAAGCTCATGTGTGTATCATGAGGACCTTTTCTGCAAAATCCGTGACAGCTTTGACATCACTCTATGCacagcttccattctgaacctgTGCTGCATTTCCATTGACAGATACTATGCTGTGTGTCAGCCTTTGACATACAGAACAAGAATCACAGCTCAGGTAACTGCCATCATGATCCTGGTGAGCTGGGGCATCTCTGTGTTTATTGGGATCACCATTACAGTTGCTGGATTCAGTCAAGGTTCATGTGAGGAGAACTGTTCAAGTGAAGTTGTGGTGGCTAACTCTCTAGGACCAGTTTTCTCGTTTTACCTTCCTGCAATCATAATGCTCTGCATTTACTTTAAGATTTTGCTCGTAGCACAAAAACAGGTGAACAGCATCCAGAACACCAGCAGCTCAAAGAGTGAAGTTAGTAAGATGGAGCGAAAGGCCACAAAAACTCTGGCTATTGTCATGGGAGTGTTTCTTTTATGTCTTACtccttgttttatttgtgttgttttccagccTTTGTTTGTCACCCCTCCCCAGATCCCTGTGATTGAAACACTAAACTGGCTCGCACTGTTAAACTCAATGCTGAACCCTTTAATCTATGCCTTCTTCTACAGCTGGTTCAGGTCAGCTTTCAGAATCATAATGTCTGGAAaaatctttcaaagttactCAACTAGTGCACAATTATTCTGA